A single region of the Halorussus gelatinilyticus genome encodes:
- a CDS encoding Cdc6/Cdc18 family protein: MGGLFSDVTDTIFLDKEVLEEEYQPDEILEREEEVEEYKSAFKDVLFGRNPSNVMLYGKAGVGKTAVTRYVLDELQTETDQREAADDLYVHRHNCNGDTMFSAVRTLVNGLLPKGSASFPKKGLSTADALEEFYSQLDRLGGTHLVVLDEIDHLQDANELLYELPRARANDHIEAARIGVIGISNNYTFRQRLSAKVQDALKEEEISFSTYDANELRAILHDRAEKALSDDSYSNSAIAKAAAVAGRDTGSARQAIDLLRKGAEIAEGNDEPMVEDDHIGLAREAVKRGRLQDKIEDQSLHARLVLEAVAQLDHVGETPARSKEIMQMYRRVAAKRAEEPLTTLKSIQNHLSDLYMLGFLLRREENEGRKGGSYHEYDLDMDPDVVFEVCDELDEEDAV; the protein is encoded by the coding sequence ATGGGCGGGCTGTTCAGCGACGTGACGGACACCATCTTCCTCGACAAGGAAGTCCTCGAAGAGGAGTACCAACCGGACGAGATACTCGAACGCGAAGAGGAGGTCGAGGAGTACAAGTCCGCGTTCAAAGACGTCCTCTTCGGTCGCAATCCCTCGAACGTGATGCTCTACGGGAAGGCGGGCGTAGGGAAGACCGCAGTCACGCGCTACGTTCTGGACGAGTTGCAGACCGAGACCGACCAGCGCGAGGCGGCCGACGACCTCTACGTCCACCGGCACAACTGCAACGGCGACACGATGTTCAGCGCCGTCCGGACCCTCGTGAACGGACTGCTCCCCAAGGGGAGCGCGTCGTTCCCGAAAAAGGGTCTCTCGACGGCCGACGCGCTCGAAGAGTTCTACAGCCAACTCGACCGCCTCGGGGGGACACACCTCGTGGTCCTCGACGAAATCGACCACCTCCAAGACGCGAACGAACTGCTGTACGAACTCCCCCGCGCTCGCGCGAACGACCACATCGAAGCGGCGCGTATCGGCGTCATCGGCATCAGCAACAACTACACCTTCCGCCAGCGCCTCTCGGCGAAAGTACAGGACGCGCTCAAGGAGGAGGAAATCTCGTTCTCGACCTACGACGCCAACGAGTTGCGCGCTATCCTCCACGACCGGGCCGAGAAGGCGCTCTCGGACGACAGTTACTCGAACAGCGCCATCGCCAAGGCCGCCGCGGTCGCGGGCCGCGACACCGGGAGCGCCCGACAGGCCATCGACCTCCTCCGGAAGGGCGCGGAGATCGCCGAGGGCAACGACGAACCGATGGTCGAGGACGACCACATCGGTCTCGCCCGCGAAGCCGTCAAGCGCGGTCGCTTACAGGACAAGATCGAAGACCAGTCGCTGCACGCCCGCCTCGTCCTCGAAGCGGTCGCGCAACTCGACCACGTCGGCGAGACGCCCGCCCGCTCGAAGGAGATAATGCAGATGTACCGGCGCGTCGCCGCCAAGCGTGCCGAGGAACCGCTGACGACGCTCAAGAGCATCCAGAACCACCTCAGCGACCTCTACATGCTCGGCTTCCTCCTCCGGCGCGAGGAGAACGAGGGCCGGAAAGGCGGGTCGTACCACGAGTACGACCTCGACATGGACCCCGACGTGGTGTTCGAGGTCTGCGACGAACTGGACGAAGAAGACGCGGTGTAG
- a CDS encoding ABC transporter permease subunit → MTDFGSVVSVVRQDLLDVRRGRLMRAVLGLYVLFVGVIFVGVALTEGQTVYTAIQLTVFIGFLLVPLVSLLASYLAVAGERDSGTIRFLLGYPLERGEVLLGKYVSRFGLVAVAVGLAFLVAGVASMQLFDRPRLDAVATFGGLTLLFAGSYVGVGVAVSAASDSRGRAMTNTVAMYFVFTLLWSRLSPVTVPQIISGAANLLLGVQLSGGLWRVFTTLSPTEAYFRSLRLLPGGAFETSGSVASATVVGVLLTWMVVPPALGYLSFVRADID, encoded by the coding sequence GTGACCGACTTCGGCTCGGTGGTCAGCGTCGTCCGACAGGACCTGTTGGACGTTCGACGCGGCCGACTGATGCGGGCAGTCCTCGGCCTGTACGTCCTCTTCGTCGGCGTCATCTTCGTCGGCGTCGCGCTCACCGAGGGCCAGACGGTCTACACGGCGATTCAACTGACGGTGTTCATCGGGTTCCTGCTCGTGCCGCTGGTGTCGTTGCTCGCGAGTTACCTCGCCGTCGCGGGCGAGCGCGACTCCGGGACGATCAGGTTCCTGCTGGGCTACCCGCTCGAACGCGGCGAAGTGCTGCTCGGCAAGTACGTCTCCCGGTTCGGTCTCGTCGCGGTGGCGGTCGGTCTCGCCTTCCTCGTCGCCGGGGTCGCGTCGATGCAGTTGTTCGACCGGCCGCGACTCGACGCGGTCGCCACGTTCGGTGGGCTGACGCTCCTGTTCGCGGGGTCGTACGTGGGCGTCGGCGTGGCCGTCTCCGCCGCGAGCGACAGCCGAGGGCGAGCGATGACGAACACGGTCGCGATGTACTTCGTGTTCACGCTCCTGTGGTCGCGTCTCTCGCCCGTCACCGTCCCGCAGATTATCTCCGGGGCGGCGAATCTCCTGCTAGGCGTTCAGCTCTCCGGCGGACTCTGGCGAGTCTTCACCACGCTGAGTCCCACCGAGGCGTACTTCCGGTCGCTCCGACTCCTCCCCGGCGGCGCGTTCGAGACGAGCGGGTCGGTCGCCAGTGCCACCGTGGTCGGCGTACTGCTCACGTGGATGGTCGTCCCGCCCGCGCTCGGCTACCTGTCGTTCGTCCGTGCCGACATCGACTAA